The nucleotide sequence TGTTCGCTCGGGTTTTGCTTGATGTTTGCTGGGGGGGTGCCTGTCGGACGTCCGGCGGGGGGATGCCTGCCGGCGCCGGCCTGGTCGGGCGGTCCGGGGCCCGGGCCCCGGACACCACGTCGCTCGTCTCGTCCGCCGGGCGTTGGCTGGTTGGGTTTTTCTTCATGGCGTCCGCGCCACGGCTTCCTTCGACATCCGCTCGTTCGCCCTCCGACAGGCCGTCGCCGGCAGGCATCCCCCCGCCGGACTGCGTCGTGCCTCAGTGGCGGGTATCGGGGCGGGTGGTTTGCTTGGCCCTTCGTTGGAAGAGGCTATGGACGGTTGAAGGTCTTGCGGGGCCGATCGCGACGGCCCCCCAGCGGGGCCGCCGCGATCCTGCGTGTCGCGTGTTGCGTGTTGCGTGTTGCGTGTTGCGTGTTGCGTGTTGCGTGTTGCGTGCGGGGTGCGGGGTGCGGGGTGCGGGGTGCGGGGTATCGGTTTCTTTTTTTGCGGGTCGTCCTGGGGCTTGCGCTGGATTGTTTGTCGCGGCGTGGGGGCGTGGGGGTGCCGGCTATGCCGCCGCGCCGCTACAGCGGCCGGATGGCCAGGTCGCCTCGATATACCTGCTTGGCCAGGGTGTTGGCGTGGGCGCGGTACGGATCCGGCTCGGGCGTCAGGTTCAGCGATAGCGTGTGGTCGGCCAATTGCTGGCAGGTCATGAAGCGGACGCCGCCCAGTTGCTTGAGCTCGGCCAGCAAGGTGTCGAGCACGGCGATGCGTGCGGCGCGGGTGGAGCCGAAATCGCCGCGCAGGTTCAGGGTGATGGGGATGAGCGTGCCTTCCGCGTGCATGGCGGCGATTTCGTCGCGCCAGATGGCTTGCAGGCGAGCATGCGTGTGGCGGGCCGAGTAGATGGGTGCGTCGTCCAGGGCGAAGGACGAGGGTAGCTCGACGACTTTCTTCTCCCCCGTCAGGCCGAATACGTAGGGATGATCGGCGTCCTGGAAGCTGGCGTCGTAGATGAAGCCCAGGTCGGCCAGGTGATGCAGCGTCTTCGAGGAGAGCTCGCCGCCGGGGGCGCGGAAGCCTGCGGGCGCGACGCCGGCCGCGTCCGCCAGGATGTCGCGCGAGTCCTTCAGGACTTGCGCTTCCTTGTCGCCCAGGGTGGCGAAGTTTTCCAGGTCGATACCGCGGGCGGCGATTTCGTGGCCGTTGGCGGCCAGTTCGCGGATCAGGTCGGGATGGCGGCGTGCGTCCGTGCCCGGTACGAAGAAGGTGGCGGGCACGTCATGCCTGTTGAACAGTTCGACCAGGCGTGGGAAGCCGGCGCGCACGGCGTAGCGGCCATAGGAGTAGCGGCCGAACATGCGTTCGGTGGGGACTTCCTTCAGGTCGAAGGATTCGGCGTCGAAGTTGACGGTCAGCAAGGCGACCGCGCGGGCGCCGGTGGGCCAGGTATGCGTGCTCATGCGAACGACACCTCTTCAAGATTGTTGCTGTTGTCCAGGCACCATTGCGCGAAGGCGCGCGATTCCATGAATTGCACGCCGTCGTGCGTCTTCATGTAGGCGATCAGGTCGGACAGGGCCTTGGTGCGCGAGGGCGTGCCCGAGCCCCAGCCGGCGCGCGGGTGCAGCGACATGACGAAGAAGCGGTCGTTGCGGTAGATGGCGTCGAACTCGGTCTTCCATTGCGCCAGGACTTCGGATGGCGGCGTATAGCTGAACTTGTAGAAGGGGAAGTCGTCCAGGCTGTAGGTGTTGTTGGGCAGCTCGACGATGACGTCGTCCTGGCCCTTGCCGAAGCGCAGCCGGTACGGGCGGTCGTAGTCCTTGTCGCTGGAATCGTAGATGTAGCCCAGCGACTTCAGCACCTTCATGGTCTTGTCGCTTTTGCGGCCGGACGGCGAGCGCCAGCCCAGCACGGGTTTCTTGATGATGTCGCGCAGGATGCCGTCGGTCTTGCGCAGCAGCGCTTCCTCCTCGGCGGCTTCCAGTTCCCAGGCCTCGTGCAGATAGCCGTGCGCGGCGACCTCGAAGCCGTTGCGGTCGATATCCTCGATGGTGGCGGGATGGCGCTCGGCATCATAGCCGGGCACGAAGAAAGTGCCCTTGATGTTGTGGCGGTCCAGCATCTCCATATGCCGCGGCACGCCGCAGCGGGCGGAGTAGTTGCCCCAGGAATGCTTGCCCAGCGGGGCGATGCCGCGCCCTACTTCATGGCTGGGGCCATCGAAGTCGATGCCGATCAGCACGACGCAGCGCATGGCCTCTGGAAATGTGGTTTGTCTCATCCTTGGTCCTTGATGATCGGTTTGACGATCGGTGCCGTGGTCCGACCGGCGATCGTACTGGCGACCGCCGGATCGGTCCATGGGCGGTCAATCCAGCTTGATATTGGACTCGCGCACCACCGTGCCCCACTTCTGGCGTTCGGCATCCAGGAATTTGGAGAATTCCGCGGGCGGCATGTTGGCGATGTCGAAAGACCGGGCGCGCATGGTGGCCTGGAAGTCCGGCGAGGCATAGACTTTCTCGATGGCCTTGTACAGCGTGTCGACCGTCGATTGCGGCATGCCGGCGGGCCCGAACAGGCCTACCCAGCCCACCGCGCTGAAGCCGGGATATCCGGATTCCGCGATGGTCGGGACATCGGGCAGGACGGCGTTGCGCTTGAGCGCCGTGGTGGCGATGGGCCGCACCTTGCCGGCCTTGATGTTGCCGATCTGCGTGCCGACCAGGTCCAGCATATAGTCCAGGCGGCCCGCCAGCAGGTCCGTCGTCGCCTGGCCCGCGCCGTTGTACGGCACGCCGCTGGCCTTGATGCCGGCGTCGCGGTTGAACTTCTCCACCGCCAGGTGGGCCGAGCTGCCCACCGTGGTGACGCCGTAGTTCAGCTTGCCGGGATTGGCCTTGGCCGCGTCGACCAGTTCTTTCAGCGTATGCACCTTGGACGACTCGGGCACCACAACGACGTTGTCGAAGGTGGCCAGTACGGTGATCGGCGTGAAGTCCCTGACGGGGTCATACGGCAGTTTGGAATACAGGAATTGGTTGGCGCCGTGCGTGCCGGTGGAGCCGACCAGCAAGGTATAGCCGTCGGGCTTGGCCTGGCCGACGAAGGACGCGCCGATACCGCCGCCGGCACCCGGCCGGTTCTCGACCACGATGGTCTGGCCCAGTTCCTTGCCCACTTCCTGCGCGACGATGCGCGCCTGGATGTCCGTGCCGCCGCCCGCGGCGAATGGCACGATCAGCCGGATCGGATGAGAGGGATATTTGTCGCCGTCCTGCGCCGCGGCCGTACCGGACACGGCGACGGCAACGCCCAGCGCCAGCGTGGCGGCCATGCGGGCCAGCCCGCCGGTAAAGACGCCGCCGCGCGGCAGATGGTGTTCGAAGGCCTTTTTCATGGCTGCTTCCCCTGTGGTGTTTTAGAAAATCCCGGCCCGCGCCGGGTGACTCGGCGGCCGCAACGTGCGCGGCCGCGCGATGCGCATACGGAATGGTTCCGCGGTACAGCCGGCGGCAGCCGCTAGCGGTTCCGCCGCGGCAACTCATAGCGGGTGAACGTGGGATCCAGCGCAGGCAGGTTGGCCACTTCCATCACGTTCAGCGCCGGCTGCATGACGACCGTGGATACCGTCGCGCTACGCGTATCGCGCCCGAAGTCGCCGCGCGGCGGCCTGCACACCGACCACGGCGACTGGAAATCGTCGAGCAGCGCCTGTTTTACGGAATCCACGGTGATGCGGCCCACGTCCGGCGCCAGCAGGTCGCGCACGCGCTGCTCGCGATACAGCGTGCACGGCGAGAACGCGATGCCCGTGTCCTTGAGCTTCGCCAGGGCGATCGGGCTCAGCCAATGATTGGAATGCACCAGCAGGCCGTTCCGCGGCAGCAGCTGGAAGGTCTCGTCCGGCGCGCACTCGAAATTGATGGCAACGCCTTCGTGATGGCACACGGCCATATTGTTGGAGCCGGTCTTGGGTGTCGCGTACACCGCGTGCATGGCCCAGGCCAGGTACGGGCTTTCCAGGGCCTTGCGGCGGATCAGGGGCAACGGCACACCGATCTGCCTGTAATCGCGATCGCACTCCAGGTTGTTGCCCGTGATCGATATTCCGGCGGAGTTGAAGCCCGAGCGGGCCAGCATTCCGGCTTCCGTAAAGGTAAGGATGTCCGGGCCGTCATCGCGCAGGATGCGCAGCACCACGCCGGTCTCCGAGCATTCTTCCTTCCAGTCCCAGTTCTGCGCGTGGATCAATTGGCCGTCGGCGGTGGCTTCGCGCATGACCTTCACGGAAGTGCAGCCATCGTTGGTTTCGCCCAGCAGACGCGCGCGCAGCTCCGGTTTGAAGGCCAGCTTCATGACTTCGGTGCGGGCGTTCAGCAGGAAGATGTCTTCCAGGCGCACCCCCGCCCCTTCCGCAATGCCTTGCATCTCGGTCAAGTAGTTCTCGTCGAACTTGCGCACCGCCGGGATGTAGCTGTGGATGATCTTGTCGATCTCGCTGCGTTCCAGCTTCCAGCGGGCCGCCTGTTCGCTGTAGTGCTCGATGGAGCGGGCGATGCGCTGCCGGGCCTGCTCGCCATAGGACCGGCCCCGCTCCCGCGGCGCGCCGCTGATTTCGTACAGGGGGAACGGCGTCACTTGCTGCCTGCTCATCGATTTCTCCAACAGCCTTGTTTCAGGGTCGAGACAAATCCTAGACGCCGCCGCTCATAACATCAAATGATTTATCTGGAACATATAATGCTTTTTTTGATATGAATAGCCCGCCGTTTGGAGATCGCCTTCGTGGAACTGGATACGCTGCGCAAGGTCAACCTGAACCTGCTGACGGTGTTCGAACTGCTGATGGAAACGCGCAGCGCCACGGAGACCGCGGCCCGGCTGCATACGACCCAGCCCGGCATCAGCCGAAAGCTGGCCGAATTGCGCCGGCTGCTGGCGGATCCCTTGTTCGTCCTGGTGCGCAGGCAACTCGTCCCTACCCCGCGCGCGCTGGAAATCCGCCCGGTCGTACGGGAAGCCCTGGCGGCCATCGGCGGCATCATGGAAGACGGCGGGGCCTTCGATCCCATGAAGTCTTCGCGCACCTTCCGCATCGCCGCCCGCCATACCATCGAATGGATGCTGGCGCCCGGCCTGCGCAGCTATTGCGACAGCCATGCGCCCGGGGTGCGATTCAGCTTTGTCAATATGCAAGGCGTGGCGCTGCCGGAAAAACAGCTGGAGGATCACTCCATCGACATCGCGCTGGGCCGCTTCGAAGAGGTCGGCGGCCGTTTCCGCACGCACGCGCTATTCGACGACGATCGGGTCTGCCTGTTAAGGCATGGGCATCCCGCCGCGCGCAAGCGGCTGACGCCCGCCAATTTCTGCCAGCTGCGCTTCGTGACCACGACCGATATGTACGGCAAGGACAACGAGGTGGACGCATGGTTGCGCAAGTCCGGCTTTCAACGGCAGTTCGATCTGTACGTGTCCAGCATGAGCCATGTCCCCTTGATCCTGCTGCAGACCGACCTTGCCGTAACCATGCCGCGCAAACTGGCGATGTACGTGGCGCGGTTCCATCCCCTGCATGTCCTGGAGCTCGGCTTCCAGCTGCCGCGGTCGCACTACAACATGGTCTGGCATGCCCGATGGGATGAAGTCCCGTCGCATCGATGGATGCGCGAGACCGTCGCGGGATTGATGACAGCTGGGGTATTCCAGAAGTCTGGCTCGCCTTCAGCTCAAGTTGGGAATGCTGGCCTGTAGCCAGACTTCTTCGCCCTGCATGCTGTTATCCACGAACTTGACCGATGCCTGATTGTTTACCAGCACCGCCGTCAGCGTTTTGCCGTCATTGGACACTTGTTGGTTTGCGGTCTCGTCCACGAACCAGGCGTCAATGCCGTCCTTGGCGCCGCGGGCAGGCGATAGCTGGAACACGACCTGCAAGTCGCCCTTATCCACAGTGCCCCCCGTCAAGGTGGCGGTGGCCGTATGCTGGGAAATCCCGTCGGCCAAGGTTTTCGTGTCCAAGTCATTGCTCGTCAGCTTCAGTTCCAGGGTCAGGTTGGCCGCATAATCCAGCAGCGGCGGAACCGACGGCACATAAAGCTCGCTGGTCTCGATATAGGCGCGCAGGCCCACTAGCTCGCCGCTCATGTTGGCGTCCTGGAACTGCGCAATTGCCTGCCCATTGTTCAGCGGCGCGTGCAAGGTCTTGCCGTTGTCGCTGGTCGTTTGATTGCCGCCGGGAATGAAGCTGGCCGAGCTGCCCTCGACCAGTTTGAATGTCGCCTGCTGCGCGTTGGGTGGCAGCGCACCCACGTGGCTGGCCACGGCCGTGGCTTGATATATCTTTCCGCCCGCGGCCAGGCGGCTATCGAAAATCGTCAGGTCGCGCTCCAGTTCCAGCGTCGCGCCGATATTGCGCACGAACCTGAACGGCAATTTAATTGGCGTGGATTCGATGTAGTAGGAATCGTCGCCCCCTGGATCTATCTCGATAGCCGCTCGCAAAGCCACGGTTTCGCCATTGGGCGACGTGTCCACGAACTGGACGGTGGCCTGGCCCGTACTGGGGTTCACGGGCGCGCGTAACTGCATGCCGTCCGTGCTTAGCGTTTGCCCGAGCCGAGGAATGAAGCGCGCCTTGTGGCCGCCGTCGTCCGGCAGGTTGAAAAACACGGGAGACGGAAATTCCGGCCCTGCCGTGCGCAGTCGGGTAATGGTGGCCGTGGCCGTATGAGGAGAGATACCGTCGGCCTGTGGCAGCAAGTCGCTGTCGCCCGTCAGCACAAGTTTATAGGGCGCAGCGCGCGGCGGCACCGGCTTTGTGGTCAGGTAATTGAAGGAGAAGGTATTGCCTTCGCTAGCGGCAACCAGTGCAAAC is from Bordetella bronchialis and encodes:
- a CDS encoding polysaccharide deacetylase family protein is translated as MSTHTWPTGARAVALLTVNFDAESFDLKEVPTERMFGRYSYGRYAVRAGFPRLVELFNRHDVPATFFVPGTDARRHPDLIRELAANGHEIAARGIDLENFATLGDKEAQVLKDSRDILADAAGVAPAGFRAPGGELSSKTLHHLADLGFIYDASFQDADHPYVFGLTGEKKVVELPSSFALDDAPIYSARHTHARLQAIWRDEIAAMHAEGTLIPITLNLRGDFGSTRAARIAVLDTLLAELKQLGGVRFMTCQQLADHTLSLNLTPEPDPYRAHANTLAKQVYRGDLAIRPL
- a CDS encoding polysaccharide deacetylase family protein — its product is MRQTTFPEAMRCVVLIGIDFDGPSHEVGRGIAPLGKHSWGNYSARCGVPRHMEMLDRHNIKGTFFVPGYDAERHPATIEDIDRNGFEVAAHGYLHEAWELEAAEEEALLRKTDGILRDIIKKPVLGWRSPSGRKSDKTMKVLKSLGYIYDSSDKDYDRPYRLRFGKGQDDVIVELPNNTYSLDDFPFYKFSYTPPSEVLAQWKTEFDAIYRNDRFFVMSLHPRAGWGSGTPSRTKALSDLIAYMKTHDGVQFMESRAFAQWCLDNSNNLEEVSFA
- a CDS encoding Bug family tripartite tricarboxylate transporter substrate binding protein; this encodes MKKAFEHHLPRGGVFTGGLARMAATLALGVAVAVSGTAAAQDGDKYPSHPIRLIVPFAAGGGTDIQARIVAQEVGKELGQTIVVENRPGAGGGIGASFVGQAKPDGYTLLVGSTGTHGANQFLYSKLPYDPVRDFTPITVLATFDNVVVVPESSKVHTLKELVDAAKANPGKLNYGVTTVGSSAHLAVEKFNRDAGIKASGVPYNGAGQATTDLLAGRLDYMLDLVGTQIGNIKAGKVRPIATTALKRNAVLPDVPTIAESGYPGFSAVGWVGLFGPAGMPQSTVDTLYKAIEKVYASPDFQATMRARSFDIANMPPAEFSKFLDAERQKWGTVVRESNIKLD
- a CDS encoding C45 family autoproteolytic acyltransferase/hydolase translates to MSRQQVTPFPLYEISGAPRERGRSYGEQARQRIARSIEHYSEQAARWKLERSEIDKIIHSYIPAVRKFDENYLTEMQGIAEGAGVRLEDIFLLNARTEVMKLAFKPELRARLLGETNDGCTSVKVMREATADGQLIHAQNWDWKEECSETGVVLRILRDDGPDILTFTEAGMLARSGFNSAGISITGNNLECDRDYRQIGVPLPLIRRKALESPYLAWAMHAVYATPKTGSNNMAVCHHEGVAINFECAPDETFQLLPRNGLLVHSNHWLSPIALAKLKDTGIAFSPCTLYREQRVRDLLAPDVGRITVDSVKQALLDDFQSPWSVCRPPRGDFGRDTRSATVSTVVMQPALNVMEVANLPALDPTFTRYELPRRNR
- a CDS encoding LysR family transcriptional regulator, producing the protein MELDTLRKVNLNLLTVFELLMETRSATETAARLHTTQPGISRKLAELRRLLADPLFVLVRRQLVPTPRALEIRPVVREALAAIGGIMEDGGAFDPMKSSRTFRIAARHTIEWMLAPGLRSYCDSHAPGVRFSFVNMQGVALPEKQLEDHSIDIALGRFEEVGGRFRTHALFDDDRVCLLRHGHPAARKRLTPANFCQLRFVTTTDMYGKDNEVDAWLRKSGFQRQFDLYVSSMSHVPLILLQTDLAVTMPRKLAMYVARFHPLHVLELGFQLPRSHYNMVWHARWDEVPSHRWMRETVAGLMTAGVFQKSGSPSAQVGNAGL